GGTCAGCAGCGCCAGGAACAGACCGTAGACCCAGCGACCGGATGAAATGTGCATGCGAACCTCAAAGCCTGCTGACAAGTGCGCCCATTCTAGGCGCGCGATCAGACGGGTCACAGGGACAGTTAAGGCCAGGACGCGAATAAAACTGTGCAGGTCGCAGCATTAAATTGGCGTGCCGCCGTTGATCGGCTGGACGGGCGCGTCAAGTGCTTCAGGCATAAGCTCATTGGATCCCTTCCAGCACATCAGCCAAGGAGACCGATCATGTTAGGAATGCGCGCCCGCGACAGCGCCCCCGAAATGCACTTTCGCAGCGACCGGGTGTGCCGGATCAATGGCGAACTGTTTTTCAGCACTCGGGAAAATACCCTTGAAGGGCCGTTTGAGAATACCGAGAAGGCTGAGCAGGAAATAAAGGCTTATATCGCGCGGATGCAGCTACAGGATAACAACCGGTAAACCCGGTCGATCCCTTCGCGAGCAGGCTCGCTCCCACAGGATTGGGGTGAACATGAAAACTATGTACACCCTTAACCCATGTGGGAGCGAGCCTGCTCGCGAAAGCGGTAGATCAGACACCAAACAGGTCAGTGCTTAGCGAACCGCCTCAAACAACCCGGTAGCGCCCATCCCCCCGCCCACGCACATCGTGACAATCCCATAACGCAGATTACGCCGCTGCAACTCGCGCACCAGATGCCCGACCTGCCGCGATCCGGTCATGCCAAACGGGTGGCCAATGGAAATCGAGCCGCCGTTGACGTTGTACTTGTCGTTGTCGATCTCCAGCCGATCCCTGCTGTACAGGCACTGCGAAGCAAACGCCTCGTTCAACTCCCACAAGTCGATATCCGCCACTTGCAAACCCTTGGCCTTGAGCAGTTTCGGCACCGAGAACACTGGACCAATGCCCATCTCGTCCGGTTCACAACCGGCCACGGTGAAACCACGGAAAAACGCTTTCGGCTTGAGGCCCAGTTGCAAGGCTTTTTCCAAGCTCATCACCAGTGTCATCGAGGCACCGTCGGACAGCTGAGACGAGTTGCCCGCCGTCACCGAACCGTCCTCGGCGAATACCGGTTTTAGTCCAGCGAGGCTTTCGTAAGTGGTGTCCGGGCGGTTGCAATCGTCGCGATCCACCACGCCATCAAGAATCTGCACTTCACCGGTGTTCTTGTCCTCGACACGATACTTGACCACCATCGGCACGATTTCATCGTTGAACAGCCCGGCGGCCTGCGCCGCCGCAGTGCGAATCTGACTTTGCAGGGAGTAACGATCCTGCGCTTCACGGCTCACGCCATAACGTCGCGCGACCACTTCGGCAGTCTGGCCCATCGTGTAATAAATACCCGGCGACTGCTGCTTGAGCACAGGGTTGATCAGGTGATCGTTGTTGACGCTTTTCATCGTCAGGCTGATCGACTCGACGCCGCCGGCGACAATGATGTCGCTGCAACCCGAGGCAATCTGGTTGGCGGCAATCGCGATCGCCTGCAAGCCTGAGGAACAAAAACGGTTGAGGGTCATGCCGGCGGTGCCGGTGCCCAGACGCGAGAGCACCGCGACGTTGCGGCCGATGTTGTAACCCTGCGCGCCTTCGTTGGAGCCGGCGCCGACGATGCAATCCTCGACGCTGGCCGGGTCGATGTCGTTGCGCTCAAGCAGCGCGTTGACGCAATGAGCCGCCATGTCATCGGGACGGGTCTGGTTGAACTTACCGCGAAAGGATTTGGCCAGGCCAGTCCGCACACTGTCGACGATCACCACTTCACGCATGGCATACCTCATTGTTCTGGTCAGTTGAGAGTGGACCGAGCATAAGTCCACCGCATCAACCACCGCGACAATCATTCACCCCGCGTATGCGCGTCTATCGGCTCAGTCCTTGTGCTTCTTCGCGTGCTTGTCGGATTTCTCGAAAGCCTCTTCCAGGGCACGGTTGATCGTACGCAGCACTTTGACCCGTGCCCAGCGCTTGTCATTGGCTTCAACCAAGGTCCACGGCGCGATCTCGGAGCTGGTGCGATCGACCATATCGCCGACGGCGGCACGGTATTCATCCCACTTGTCGCGGTTGCGCCAGTCGTCCTCGGTGATCTTGAAGCGCTTGAACGGGATCTCTTCGCGTTCCTGGAAACGCTCCATCTGCGTGTCCTTGTCGATGGCCAGCCAGAACTTGACCACGATGACTCCTGCGTCGGCCAGTTGCTCTTCAAAATCGTTGATCTCGCCATAGGCGCGCAACCAGTCGGCCGGCGTGCAGAAGCCTTCGACGCGTTCGACCAGCACGCGCCCGTACCAGGAGCGGTCGAACACGGTGAACTTGCCGCGCGCCGGAATGTGCCGCCAGAAACGCCACAAGTATGGCTGCGCACGCTCCTCTTCAGTCGGCGCGGCAATCGGCACGATGTTGTATTGACGTGGATCGAGCGCCGCCGCCACCCGGCGGATCGCCCCGCCCTTGCCCGCCGCGTCGTTGCCTTCGAACACCGCCACCAACGCGTGGCGGCGCATGCGTTTGTCGCGCATCAGCCCGGACAGGCGCGCCTGCTCGGTGATCAGTTGTTCTTCGTAGTCTTTCTTCTCAAGGCGCTGGGTAAGGTCGAGACTGTCGAGCAGGTTCAACTGATCGACCGGTGTACCCAACGGCGCGGCGCTGACATCGTGCGGATGCACGTCCGCACGCTTCAGCGCATTTTGCAAACCTTCGAGGAGAATCTTGCCGACCGCCAGGCTACGGTAGTTGGCGTCAGCGCCTTCGATCACGTGCCACGGCGCGTAATCACGGCTGGTACGGCGCAGCACGCGCTCGCCGTATTTGACGAACTTGTCGTAGGTTTCCGATTGCTGCCAGTCGAGCGGGCTGATGCGCCAGCTGTGCAACGGGTCATCGGCCAGTGCTTTGAGCCGGGCCTTCATCTGTTTCTTGGACAGGTGAAACCAGAACTTGAAGATCAGCGCGCCTTCATCACAGAGCATCTTTTCCAGACGCTCGGCGCCGGCGATTGCCTGATCCAGACGCGGATCCTTGAACAAGCCATGCACCCGCCCCTGCAGCATCTGGCTATACCAATTGCCGAAGAAAATACCCATGCGCCCCTTGGCCGGGAGCATCCGCCAGTAGCGCCACGCCGGAGGCCGCGACAACTCTTCATCAGTCTGCTGATCGAAGGTGCGCACTTCGATCAGGCGCGGGTCCATCCACTCGTTGAGCAACTTGACCGTCTCGCCCTTGCCCGCACCTTCAATACCGTTGATCAAGATGATCACCGGGAAACGCTTCTGCTGCTGCAACTCGAACTGCGCTTCGAGCAAGGCTTCACGCAATGCCGGGACGGCCGCATCAAAGGTGTCTTTGTCGATGGCGTGACCGATTTCAGCGGATTCAAACATGGGACGGCTCCTTCCAGGATTCAGCAAGACTAGCGGATTGGGCATAGCAACGGCGCAGAAATTCCCGCGAGCGACGGATTGTCCGCGAGTCAGTGACCGCAAGCCTTGCCATGGATCAAGCAGCCCCTGCGCGATCGGCTAGAATGGCCGCCTTGTCGTTGCCGAGCCTGCCATGAAACCTGTATTGCCCCACGCCCAACTCGACTGGGATGACCAGGGACGCCCGCGTTCGCGGGTGTTCGATGACGTGTATTTTTCCGACCAATCAGGTCTGGATGAAACCCGTTATGTGTTCCTCGAACAAAACCGTCTGGCCGAGCGCTTTGCGGCGTTGCCGGCAAGCGGTCGGTTGGTTATTGGTGAAACCGGCTTTGGCACCGGGCTGAATTTTCTCTGTGCCTGGCAGCTGTTCGAGCAGCATGCAGTGGCCGGTGCGCGGCTGCATTTTGTCAGCGTCGAAAAATACCCGCTGAGCCCGGCCGATCTGCAACGGGCCTTGGCCTTGTGGCCGGAACTCAAGCCGTTGGCCGATCAGTTGCTGGCGCACTACGTGGCAATCCATCAGGGTTTTCAGCGCATCACGTTGGCCAACGGCCGCGTGACGCTGACGCTGTTGATCGGCGATGCACTGGAGCTGCTGCCGCAGCTCGACGCGCAGATCGACGCATGGTTTCTCGACGGTTTCGCCCCGGCGAAAAACCCTGACATGTGGACCGCCGAACTGTTTGTCGAACTGGCACGGCTGGCCGCGCCCGGCTCGACTATCAGCACCTTCACCAGCACCGGTTGGGTACGGCGTTTGCTGAATGCCGCCGGGTTCAAAATGAAGCGCACGCCGGGCATCGGCCACAAGTGGGAAATCCTCCGGGGCGAATTTCTCGGCTGGCCAGCGCAGGTGTCGCCGCCTGCTGCGCAAAAGCCGTGGTTCGCGCGCCCTGCCCCGATTGTCGGTGAGCGTCGTGCGCTGGTGATCGGCGCCGGTCTGGCGGGATGTGCCACGGCGTCCAGTCTGGCCGCACGCGGCTGGCAGGTCTCGTTGCTGGAACGCCATGAAGCCGTGGCGCAAGAAGCTTCCGGCAATCCACAAGGTGTGCTGTACCTGAAGTTGTCTGCCCACGGCACGGCGCTGTCGCAACTGATCGTCAGCGGTTTCGGTTACACCCGCCGTCTGCTGGAAACCCTGCAACGCGGCACCGATTGGGACGATTGTGGTGTGCTGCAACTGGCGTTCAATGCCAAGGAAGCCGAGCGCCACGCGCAACTGGCTGAGGCCTTTCCCGAAGATCTTTTGCAATGGCTGGATCAGCCCGAGGCGCAAGCCCGCGCCGGGGTCGGCGTTAGCCATGGCGGTTTGTACTATCCCGAAGGTGGCTGGGTGCATCCGCCGGCGCTGTGTCAGGCACAAGTGGCGCAACCGAACATCGAATTGCTCAGCCACCGTGAAGTACTGGAACTGCACAAGGTTGACGATCAATGGCAAGCCTTCGACGGCGACCGTTTGATTGCCAGCGCAGCGGTCGTGGTGCTGGCCGGTGCGGCCGAAATCAAACGCTTCGCGCAAAGTGCCGAGTTGCCACTCAAGCGCATTCGCGGGCAAATCACTCGTCTCGCCGAAACCGCCGGCAGTCAGACGCTGGCCACCGTGGTCTGTGCCGAAGGCTATGTCGCCCCGGCCCGATTGGGCGAGCACACCCTCGGTGCCAGTTTCGATTTCAACAGCGATGACCTGACGCCGACCACCGCCGAACACCAAGGCAATCTGCTGATGCTCGAAGAGATCTCCAGCGACCTCGTCGAGCGCCTGAACATCCGCGAACAGGCAGTCGAAAACCTTCAGGGCCGCGCGGCTTTCCGCTGCACCAGCCCGGACTATTTGCCGATTGTCGGCCCCCTCACCGATCGCGATGCCTTCCTCGAGGCCTATGCCGTCCTGAGCAAGGATGCCCGGCAAGTGCCGGACATCGTCTGCCCGTGGCTCGACGGTCTGTACGTCAACAGTGGCCACGGTTCGCGGGGCCTGATCACCGCGCCACTGTCCGGTGAGCTGCTCGCCGCGTGGCTGGACAACGAACCGTTGCCGCTGCCCAGAAGCGTGGCCGAAGCCTGCCACCCCAACCGTTTCGCACTACGTCGGTTGATTCGCGGCAAGTAGATCTTCAGTCCAGGGACATCGCACAGATGCCCAGATTCTCCAGGCGGATGGCATCGTCGGTCAGACGCGTCAGCAGAGCGTTTTCGGCCGTCTCCCGTTCAAGTCTCACCGCTTCCATTGTGCTCAGGTAGTCCGCAGAACTGAGCGCATCGGCCTGTTCGAACACGGCATCGAGTTTTGGCGAGAACGTGCCATCAATGCCCGCAAACTGTCGGCCAAACGTGCGCTTGAGGTAATCACTCCAGAACGGCTGGCGCCGCAAGAACTTCAACCACTCGGAAGACAATTCAGCCGTTTTCACCTTGTTCGTCGCCAATTCCAGATCCTCAGCGGTCACTCCCGCCAGCATGGCAAAGCGCATGTTCCGTGGCTGGCCCGGCAAATCCAGCGTATCGGCCAGTCCCACGCGATAGGCCAGGTTCACCTCCAGCGGGTCGGCAGTCGGCACCCTGGCGGCGTGTTCCTGAGCAATCCGGTCCAGTTGATCCAGCCGGAACAGGCCACGTCCCAGTTTCAGCAGCGGTTTGGCCGTAGTGATCCGGCCACCGGCCAGGCTGGTCACCCGATCGACTTCCACGGCGACTTCCAGATAACTGAAGTTCATTGCCGCGCTGTCCGTGCAGTTGATCGGGTTGGCGGCCAGGCTCAGTACCTGATCACACAACGGCGCATCCGCTTCGGCCGCCTCCAGCACAGCCCAGACCCGCCGTTGCATCTCACTGCGCACGCGTTGCGAATCGGCCGTACTGCCCAGTTCCGAGAGCAAGTGAAACAAGCCCTCGGCTCGCGAGTCCTCTTTGAAAGCCGTCCAGACCCTGTTACGCCGAGGCCAGTCATGGCCGACACCATCGTTGAACCAAAGCAGGCGTGCCTGTTGCTCGTCGAGCCGGGCAATGTCGTTTTCCAGATA
This region of Pseudomonas sp. R84 genomic DNA includes:
- a CDS encoding DUF6316 family protein, giving the protein MLGMRARDSAPEMHFRSDRVCRINGELFFSTRENTLEGPFENTEKAEQEIKAYIARMQLQDNNR
- a CDS encoding thiolase family protein, which codes for MREVVIVDSVRTGLAKSFRGKFNQTRPDDMAAHCVNALLERNDIDPASVEDCIVGAGSNEGAQGYNIGRNVAVLSRLGTGTAGMTLNRFCSSGLQAIAIAANQIASGCSDIIVAGGVESISLTMKSVNNDHLINPVLKQQSPGIYYTMGQTAEVVARRYGVSREAQDRYSLQSQIRTAAAQAAGLFNDEIVPMVVKYRVEDKNTGEVQILDGVVDRDDCNRPDTTYESLAGLKPVFAEDGSVTAGNSSQLSDGASMTLVMSLEKALQLGLKPKAFFRGFTVAGCEPDEMGIGPVFSVPKLLKAKGLQVADIDLWELNEAFASQCLYSRDRLEIDNDKYNVNGGSISIGHPFGMTGSRQVGHLVRELQRRNLRYGIVTMCVGGGMGATGLFEAVR
- the pap gene encoding polyphosphate:AMP phosphotransferase — its product is MFESAEIGHAIDKDTFDAAVPALREALLEAQFELQQQKRFPVIILINGIEGAGKGETVKLLNEWMDPRLIEVRTFDQQTDEELSRPPAWRYWRMLPAKGRMGIFFGNWYSQMLQGRVHGLFKDPRLDQAIAGAERLEKMLCDEGALIFKFWFHLSKKQMKARLKALADDPLHSWRISPLDWQQSETYDKFVKYGERVLRRTSRDYAPWHVIEGADANYRSLAVGKILLEGLQNALKRADVHPHDVSAAPLGTPVDQLNLLDSLDLTQRLEKKDYEEQLITEQARLSGLMRDKRMRRHALVAVFEGNDAAGKGGAIRRVAAALDPRQYNIVPIAAPTEEERAQPYLWRFWRHIPARGKFTVFDRSWYGRVLVERVEGFCTPADWLRAYGEINDFEEQLADAGVIVVKFWLAIDKDTQMERFQEREEIPFKRFKITEDDWRNRDKWDEYRAAVGDMVDRTSSEIAPWTLVEANDKRWARVKVLRTINRALEEAFEKSDKHAKKHKD
- the mnmC gene encoding bifunctional tRNA (5-methylaminomethyl-2-thiouridine)(34)-methyltransferase MnmD/FAD-dependent 5-carboxymethylaminomethyl-2-thiouridine(34) oxidoreductase MnmC, which codes for MKPVLPHAQLDWDDQGRPRSRVFDDVYFSDQSGLDETRYVFLEQNRLAERFAALPASGRLVIGETGFGTGLNFLCAWQLFEQHAVAGARLHFVSVEKYPLSPADLQRALALWPELKPLADQLLAHYVAIHQGFQRITLANGRVTLTLLIGDALELLPQLDAQIDAWFLDGFAPAKNPDMWTAELFVELARLAAPGSTISTFTSTGWVRRLLNAAGFKMKRTPGIGHKWEILRGEFLGWPAQVSPPAAQKPWFARPAPIVGERRALVIGAGLAGCATASSLAARGWQVSLLERHEAVAQEASGNPQGVLYLKLSAHGTALSQLIVSGFGYTRRLLETLQRGTDWDDCGVLQLAFNAKEAERHAQLAEAFPEDLLQWLDQPEAQARAGVGVSHGGLYYPEGGWVHPPALCQAQVAQPNIELLSHREVLELHKVDDQWQAFDGDRLIASAAVVVLAGAAEIKRFAQSAELPLKRIRGQITRLAETAGSQTLATVVCAEGYVAPARLGEHTLGASFDFNSDDLTPTTAEHQGNLLMLEEISSDLVERLNIREQAVENLQGRAAFRCTSPDYLPIVGPLTDRDAFLEAYAVLSKDARQVPDIVCPWLDGLYVNSGHGSRGLITAPLSGELLAAWLDNEPLPLPRSVAEACHPNRFALRRLIRGK